TTAAGCACCAAGGTGTAGAGGTGCTTCTGGCATCGGACCTTGAACTTGACGTTGTTggtcttcttgctcttcttgatccGCGCGGCTGTGGATGAATGTTAGAAATCGACTCTCTCGTTTCGTTGGACTCTCGTGGAGGGTATCGTCAAGACGTACACGAAGCGTCGTTCCGACGGCAGATCTCGATGAACTGGTGCAAATTCAGTCAGCATTTCAACAATTCAATCGCGGGCGAAATGCCCCTGTGTTTCTTCTCCCGTACCTTCTTGATATCAGCGACCTCCTGAGGCATTTTGGCGGTGGTTCGATGTGACGTTCTTGAACAAGAAGATTGTCAAAGGCTCGGATGTGCGATTTCGATTAGATTTTGGAGGAATTCATTTTTGTGCGTTGATTTTCGCGGGGGGGAGCGATGGCCGATACGCACGGACCACCTTGCGGTTTTCGGGAAAGCAGAGGGCCGACCCAGAGCAACCTGCACAGCTCCGGCCAATGTGGCGTCGAATATGGGACATGGGAGGCGTCATCGTCGGGGTGTGGCGCAGGCTGCCAGCTTTCATGGCAGGAAGTGTCACGAATGGCCACCTTTCACTGCCTTGGGTTGCCTGTTTTGATAGGCATTTTACAATATCTCAAATATCCGAggttttcttcttcttttctaCTATCCATTTGAGAATTTCGTGTCGTCTTGCTGTGTCCAAGCAACCTTTCCATCTAGCtcctggcttcttctcctcaacaccaacataCACCACGATTAACCCCCGGCAATACATTTAAGATGCCTACTCGTCTAGATAAAATGATGAGGTCCCAGGTATGTAGCTGAATTCGCTTGCACAACTCCAGCCTTTGTCTTCATTTTACCACTACTTACACTCTGCTAATCGTCATGTAGAACATGGTGCTCGGTAAGTACTGCTCTTCCATCTACAGGGTATCCAAGTGACGACAACGCTCACATTCTTCAGCCTTTGGCGCCGCCGTCTGTATGGGAGCAGCATATGTCATAATGGGAAACAACGGACAAGGTCTCTTTCCTGCCCCGGATCCCACAGGTGACCCGACTACATGGACGCGAGATGAGCTGCGCAGATGGCTTGCTGCGGTGAGTCGAATCTGGCTTCACGCAACATCCCGATTACTGACCATTACAGAGGAATTTGTGTCCGGCTGAGAATGCCACCCAAGAAGAGCTCTTGGAAAGAGTTCAGGCAAACATGCGCATCCCGAGGGAGTAAAGATTGGGCTGAAGATGGTTTCAACGGTTATGTGTTTATGGTTCCACCACCACAGTTGCATGGGTCACAAGATGTCTCGGCGGCAATCTTTACTTTGTTTCGTACCACGGTTACCCTTTGAAGAGACTGACTTTCAAGTACATTCCAACAAAAGCCAAAATAAAGATTGATTACTCGAAGCCCAAGATAAAGATCAAGACCAGCCCCAGTGGATCTGATCAGCGGTAcctcagccccagccacGCAGACGCCCAGATCTGGGTACCGCTCAATCAAACCCAACCACCCAACAAGCTGTTAGTCGTCTCACCTTGCTGCACGTGCCACCACAAGTCGCTCTCTCGTCTCGCACTGTAAGCCGTCCTGCAGCCATCAACCTCGATTCCTTGTCTTGTCGCATCCATCCTGCTTCAACCTCACGTTACAGCGTATTTTGCTACAGATTGCGCCAGAACCGGCTCTTGCGACCATGTATCCCTCTTGAATCCTCTTGCTGGTCGTTCCCATTTCATTTTCTAGAATCTCGACCCCGGATCAACGACACTGCTCTCCCGGCGCTTCTGATGTTTGCGACGTCATATTCATCATCTAGACAATGGCATTCCTCGAGGATCCGCGCCTGCGCCAACGCTGGAACCAAATCACCCACGACGCCGAAGCGGTAACGGAGAATGCTGCAGCCGGCATCTGGTCTTTTCAGCATCACTACATCAATCCCTGCTTCTCATCGATCGCAAACTCGTTTGAACAATGCACGGCTGTTTGCCTTGGCGACCCAGAGGAGCGCTTACGTAGGCGCAGGGAACGAGAGCGCACTCGGGGGAGGGCAGAATACAGCTTCGACTTTTACGACGATTGGTACGAGGATGAACAGAATGGGAGTTTGTTTGGGACTTGGGGAAATGAAGACTGGGAGAGACTGCTGGCAGGGACCGGCAGTCAACGAAGGAATACTGGAGAGACTTTGGAGCAACCCCGGAGGAAGCGAGGCATGAGTTACGGTACTCGAGGCGGACGACGGAAACCTAGCGAGAACGACGACCCGACCGTTATACCCAGTACCCAACCGATTGGGTTCCTAAGCAAACTGCCCTGGAAGATGGGCGGTACTCTGCGATACAAACCTAGCGCGGCAGATCTGCAAGACCACCCACAAAGACACGGTGAAGGCGAGGCAGAGCCGTTGCTTGGCTCCGATGAAGACCACGACCATGGAAATCTGCCTACGACTAGGAAACGAAGCGGGACGACAGGGTCGGGAGATACATCGGATTCTTATCGGTCAAGAGGAGATTTGTTCCCGAGTGACGGTGAAGGTGAAGAGGATGCAATTCCgcttgatgacgaggttACATACGATATGGTGAGGAAGGACGACAGGAGTAGTGGGCGAAGTGGTGGAAGTGGCCGAAGCGCGAGAACGATTGGCAAGGGAAAGCGGCCGGCAATTGGGCTGGCTGGTTCAAGAACTGTCTCAAGGACGACATTGGTGTCTGTTGCGTCGAGAGATTCGTTACGCATGGGTCGCCGATCCACGTCGTTTCTCGCTGGCTCTGATATTGATGACGTGCCGTCTCTGCAAGATCTGGAGCGAGAAGAGCAGATGctgcaagaggaggaagatgaagaagtagCAAGGAAAAAAGAGGCTGCTGCACAACTTGCGGCTGAGATGGGCCTTGCAGGGACAAGTCCTGGTATACAATCAGTGCCTGAACTCAAGCCCGAGGTGGCAGAGGATGAGGTTTATGAAGGCGACCCCGGCAAGAATGTTTCTGAAGAGCGTATGGAGGAGGTCAGCAATGAACTTCGTGTGCCCAAGACACGTGAAGCGGAAGATGCAGCAAGGAGCCCAAAGGCACCACCAGGCGCAAAACCGCCAGAGAACCCGGCGTTTGTGCCAGCGCGTTTACCACACTTTCAATGAGACGATGATCAGTTTGTGATGGGAAGGCATGGAGGATATGCCTGCAGTTCGAAGCAGCGCGAAGTCAAGGGAGATTTTGATGCGAGCGAGGCGAGCGCTGTTTACTGATGACGAGTCTCAACCTGGACTGTAAGACTAATGAAACGTGGCAATAACGCACAGCGGCTCTTACCACGACGATTTGAAGTATGTATGATACCAACTTGAGAGAAGGATGGGAACTTGGCAGTTATGGCTGGGTCTGTCATTGGCAAAGAGAACGGGCAAGATAATTGCTGATGTAGCAACATTGAGCATTTGACGTTCCTCAGATGACTTGCACCGTCTTTCACATCAGCTTCGAGTTGATTCTAGGCAATGATCCTCATTCTGGATCGATCACCATGTGAATGAAGTGCTCCCCAATGCGGAAATGCCTCGGGCTCGAGCCGATCTCCCCGCATATAACCCCGGTTGATCAAGGTAAAGCCGGAT
This genomic interval from Fusarium keratoplasticum isolate Fu6.1 chromosome 9, whole genome shotgun sequence contains the following:
- a CDS encoding 60S ribosomal protein L38, coding for MPQEVADIKKFIEICRRNDASSARIKKSKKTNNVKFKVRCQKHLYTLVLKDNDKAEKLKQSLPPTLQLTDVSKKSKKSA